The following nucleotide sequence is from Saccharothrix texasensis.
CGGGCCAGTGCCGGTTGGCGTCCTTGGAGACGTCCGGGTCCAGCAGCACGGCCTTGACGGCTTCGTGGCCGGTCACCGCCCACGCGCCGATGCCGCCGGGCAGCTCGACGGGCGTGGTGTGGCCGCGTTCGCGCAGGGCGGCGGCCTCGCCGAAGATGTCGCTGCCGGAGGGGTCGATGGTGTACCGCTCGACCGGGGGGATCTCGACGGACTCCGTCACGAACGTGGCGCCGCGCTTGGGCGGCTCGGTGACCTCCAGCAGCGCGGCGGTGAACCGGGAGCCCATGCCGAGCCCGATCACCATGATCGTGTCGCCGGGCTCCAGGCCGCCGTCGTTGAGCAGGTGGTCGACGCCGAGCAGCTGGTCGCACGGTCCGACGTGGCCGAGTTCGCGCAGGAACGGCCAGGTGGTGCGGTCCAGGTCGATGCCGAGCGGTTCGAGCACGACCACCTGGAGCTGGGCCAGCCCGAGCCCGGTGACGACGAACCGGGTGATGTCGGCGATCGCGACGCCCGCTTCCTTGGCGGCCTGCTCGACCGCGTTGACCAGCGCCTCGCTCATCAGGGTGAGGTAGGGCGCGAGGCCGGTGACCTCGATGGGCGTGCGGTTGCGGTGGCCGAGCGGGTCGGGGATGGACGGGGTGGCGAGCACTTCCATCTGGGTGGCGGAGCTGTTGGCGGTGGCGACCAGGCGCGCCCGGCCGCCGTCGCGGGTGAGCACGGCCGCCGCGGCGCCGTCGGCCAGGAAGATGCCGACGGTGGGCTGCCAGCGCTCCCAGCGGGGCGGCAGGAACCGGGCGGTCGCGGTGACCAGGGTGGCGGTGGCGGACCGGTCGGCCACTAGGTGGGCGGCGGCGGCCTGGAGCGCGGCCGAGCCGCCGTTGCTGGTCGCCTCCACCTCGTAGACCAGGGCGTGGCCGAGGCCGAGGACGCGCTGGAGGTGGCACGAGGACGCCATGTGGTCCTGGTGGTCCATCTGCGCGTAGGCGGCCATCGAGATGTCGGCGCCGGTCAGCCCGGACTGGCGCAGCGCGCCGATCGCCGCCCGCACCGCCATGGCGTGCTCGGTCAGGTCGTCGGACTGGGTGAACGAGGTGAAGTCGGACAGCGCGAGCAGCCGCCGCATGGTGTCGGTGTCCGGCACGGCGTCCGTCGCCCGCGTGCGCGGCGGCAGGTGGTGCCCGGTGCCGCCGATGAACACGTCATCCCAGATCATGGACGTCCCTTTCCCTGAGTTCGGACAACCCGGCGCCGTACCCGCGGAAGTCCGTGAGCCAGCTGCTGATCGCCAGCGCGGTGGAGGCGGAGTGCTGTTCCAGCACGGAGAAGTGGTCGCCGGCGACCACGACCGACTCCTGCCCGGACGGTGGGCGCTCGTGCGCGGTGCCGACGTGCAGCACCGGCGCGCGGGTCGGGCCCGGTTCCCACTGCCCGGCCAGGTCGAGGTAGCGGCCCATCGCGACCAGCCGGTCGTCGTCGACGGGGTGGACCTGGTGCTCGGGGTCGAGCACGCCGTCGAGCACCGCGCGCGGGTCGTCGGCGGGCGTGATCAGCACCAGCGCGGCCGGCGCCACCCCCCTGGCTTCGAGGCGGGCGACGACGGCGCGGGCCAGCCACGCCCCGACCGACCGGCCGACCAGCGCGAACTCGCCGACACCCGCTTCGGCGACGGCGTCCGCCACCGCGTCCACCAGTGCTTCGGCGGTGGCGGGCAGCGGGCCGCCGGCGAAACCGGGCAGCGGCACGGCGGTCACGTCCCGCATCGCCTCCAACGCGGCGGCGAACCGGGCGTACTCCTCCACGCCGGTGAACGCCAGCGCGGACGGCAGGCAGATCAGCGCGGGCGGCACGAACCCGGTGGTGAGCTTGACCGGCGTGGCGTCGAGCCGGTCGGCGAGCGGGGCGAGCCGGGCCGCGGTGGCCAGCAGTTCGACGCCGTCGCGCGCCCGGTCGACGTCGATCGCCTTGCGCAGCAGCGCTTCCAGCGGTCCGACGTCCCGGTTGGCGGTGCCGCGCAGCTGCCCGTAGAGGTGGTTGGCCAGCTGGGCGGGGGTCGGGAAGTCGAAGACGGCGGTCGCGGCCAGGTTCAGGCCGGTGGCCGCGTTGAGCCGGTTGCGCAGCTCGATCGCGGTCAGCGAGTCGACGCCGTGGTCGCGGAACGCCTGCTGCGGGTCGGCGGTGAGCCGCGTGGTGTGGCCCAGGACGGCCGCGCTGTGCGTGTTGATCACGTCCAGCAGCAGGGCGCGCTGCTCGGGCTCGGCCAGGGCGGCGAGCCGGCCGAGCAGGTCGGCCGGGGTGACCGCGGGCGCCTTCGGCTGCCGTGACCGCGCCTGGTCGCGCAGCAACGCCGTCTTCGCCGTGGCCGGGTCGAGGTGGGCGGGCACCAGCACCGGTTCGCCGGCCGCCAGGCCGATGTCGAGCAGCGCGAGCGCCCGGTCCGTCGACAGCGCGAGCAGGCCCGCGCGGCTCAGGCGGAGCCGGTCGGCTTCGCCGAGGTGGCCGGTGATGCCGCTCTCCTGCGCCCAGTAGCCCCAGGCCAGCGACACGGCGGGCAGGCCGAGGGCGTGCCGGTGGCGGGCCAGCGCGTCGAGGAACGAGTTGGCCGCCGCGTAGTTGGCCTGGCCGGGGCTGCCCAGCACGCCCGCCGCGGACGAGAACAGCACGAACGCGTCCAGGTCGTGGGTCAGCTCGTGCAGGTGCCAGGCCGCGTCGACCTTGGGCCGCAGCACGGCGTCCACCTGCTCGGGGGTGAGGGAGTCGACCACGGCGTCGTCCACGATCCCGGCGGTGTGCACGACGACGCGCAGGTCGTCGATCGTGGCGAGGAGCCCGGCGACGGCGTCCCGGTCGGCCACGTCGCACGCGGCCGCGGTGACGGTCGCGCCGAGGCCGGCCAGCTCGGCTCGCAGCTGCGCCGCGCCGGGGGTGGCGGAACCGCGTCGTCCGGCCAGGACCACGTGCCGCACGCCGTGGTCGGTGACGAGGTGACGTGCGGTCAGACCTCCGAGGACGCCGAACCCGCCGGTGATCAGCGCGGTGCCGCGCAGCGGGCGTGGCGCGGCTTCCTTGGCGGACCTGGTGAGCCTGGGCGCGAGCACTTCGCCGTCGCGGAGCCGCAGTTGCGGTTCCGCCTGGGCGAACGCGGAGCGCACGGCGGCCGGGAGCGCCCGGCGGGACGCCTCGGCGTCGTCGTGGTCGACCAGCAGGAACCGGCCGGGGTGCTCGGTCTGCGCGCTGCGCACCAGCCCTCGGGCCGCCGCGTGGGCCAGGTCGTCGGCACGGGTGACGATCACCAGGCGGGTGTCGTCGGCGAGGGCTCGTCGCACGTCGTGCAGCACCTGCCGGGTGAGGGCGTGGGTCTGCTCGACCGGGTCTCCCCCGGTGGTCGCGAGTTCGAGGAACTCCACCGGCACGTCCGGCGCGTCGGCGCCCGGCAGCGGCGTCCAGTCGAGGGTGAACAGCGAGTTGGGGTGGCGGGCGACGGCGAGACCGCCCAGCTCGACGGGACGCAGCACGAGGGAGTCGACGGTGGCCACCGGGGTGCCGGCGGTGTCGGTGACGCGCACCGAGTAGGTGTCCGGCGCGGTGGGCGACAGCACGACCCGCAGGGTGGCGGCCGTGCCGGTGATCGACGCGCCCGCGAACGAGAACGGCAGCCGGGCCAGGCCCTGGCCGGGGCCGTCGACCTCGGCGGTGATGCCGGTGAGCAGGGTGAGCGGCTGGATCGCCGCGTCCAGCAGCGCCGGGTGGATGCCGTAGCCGGTCAGCTGCGCGTGGTCGGCGGGGAACGCGACCTCGGCGTGCAGGTCGTCGCCGTGCCGCCAGATGGCGCGCAGTCCTTGGAACGTGGGCCCGTAGTCGTAGCCCGCGGCGGCGAGCGTGTCGTAGAGGGTGGTGATGTCGACCGGGGTCGCGTCGGCCGGTGGCCACGTGGCGGGCCCGGCCGGCGGGGTGGCCGGTTCGGGGCGCAGGACACCGGTCGCGTGACGCGTCCAGTCGTCCGGCTCGGCGGTGGTGCGCGAGTGCAGGGTGACGGGTCGCCGTCCGGCGTCGTCCGGCGCGCCGACGGTGACCTGGACGTGCACGGTGTCGTGCAGCGGCAACGGGGCTTCGAGCACGAGTTCGGCCAGCACCGGGCAGCCGACGTGGCCGCCTGCCTGCAACGCCAGTTCCACGAACCCGGTGGCGGGCAGCAGGGCCGTGTCGAGGACGGTGTGCTCGGCCAACCACGGGTGCGCGGACCGGGCGAGCACGCCGGTCAGCACCACGCCCTGGCCGTCGGGCAGGGTCACCGACGCCCGCAGCAGCGGGTGGTCCAGCGCGTCGAGGCCCGCGCCGGCCACGTCCGCCGGCACGCTCGGCACCAACCAGAAGCGCTCCCGCTGGAACGGGTAGGCGGGCAGGTCGCGGTGGACGCGGGGTACCGGCGGACGCCAGTCCGCGCCCTGCTCCCACAGCCGGCCGAGGGCCGCGAGGAGCCGTTGGGGCGAGTCGTCCTCCCGACGCATCACACCGATCGGCACCAGAGTCGGATGAGGACCGATCTCCAGGAACGACGTCACACCACGGGCACGCAACCACTCCATACCATCCTCGAACCGCACCGCCCCACGCGCCTGACGCACCCAATAACCCGCGTCGAAAACCGCGCCTGCGGAAAGCTCCCCGCCCAGGGGATCCCCGATCTCAACGCTACCCGACAAGTCCGGCACCACCGTCGACACGATCGGGATCTGGGGATGACCGAACGACAACCCCTCCACCACCCGCGCGAACTCCCCCAACATCGGCTCCATCCGCGCCGAGTGGAACGCGTGGCTCACCGCCAGCCGCCGGGTTTCCCGTCCCCGTTCCCGCCACAGTTCGGCGAGCCGCAGCACCGCGTCCTCGTCACCGGAGATCACCACGGACTCGGGCCCGTTGACGGCCGCGATCTCGACTCCGGCGGTGAGGTCGATCTCCGCTTCGGCCGCCCGGATCGACACCATCGCCCCACCCGGCGGCAGCTCCTGCATCAACCGGCCACGCGCCGACACCAGCACGCACGCGTCATCCAGGCTCAGCACACCGGAAACGTGCGCGGCGGCGATCTCACCCACCGAATGCCCGATCAGATAATCAGGCCGCACACCCAACCACTCCACCAACCGGAACAACGCAACCTCCACCGCGAACAACGCCGGCTGCGTGAACCGGGTCTGATCGACATCCACCTCCCCCAACGACAAGCCAAGCCGATCACACACCTCCGCCAAGGTCTCCGCGAACACCGGGTACGCCTCGGCCAACCGCCCACCCATACCGCGCCACTGCGAACCCTGACCCGAGAACACGAACGCGGTCTTCCCCGCGCGGGCCGCCGCGATCGGGGCGTCGGCCAAGGCGTCGAGGTCGGCCGGGAGCGTGGTCGGGTCGGTGAACGCGGCGCGGTAGGGGAACCGCGTCCGCGCCGCCAGGACCGGACCCACCGCCGGGTCGCCGGCGTGGTCGCGCAGCCGTCGTGCCTGCGCACGCAGCGCCTCCGGCGACTTCGCCGACAACAACCACGGCACCGGGTCGGCCACCTCGACCGGCTCGGCCGGAGGCGCCTGTTCGAGGATCAGGTGGGCGTTGGTGCCGCTGATCCCAAAGGCGGAGACGCCGGCCCGGCGCGGGCGGTCGGTCCCCGGCCACGGCCGGGTCTCGGTGAGCAGCCGGATCTCGCCGCGCTCCCACTCCACGTGCGGGGTCGGTTCGTCCACGTGCAGCGTCCGCGGCAACTGCCCGTGCCGCATGGCCATGATCATCTTGATCACGCCCGCGACGCCCGCGGCGGCCTGGGTGTGGCCGATGTTCGACTTCACCGACCCCAACCACAACGGCTCCGCACGATCCTGGCCGTAAGTGGCCAACAACGCCTGAGCCTCGATCGGATCACCCAACGTCGTACCGGTGCCGTGCGCCTCCACCGCGTCCACATCGGACGGCTCCAGCCCCGCGCTCGCCAACGCCTGCCGGATCACCCGCTCCTGCGACGGACCGTTCGGCGCGGTCAACCCGTTCGACGCGCCGTCCTGGTTCACCGCCGAACCCGCCAGCACCGCCAACACCTGATGACCGTTGCGGCGGGCGTCCGACAACCGCTCCAACAGCACCAGACCCGCGCCCTCACCCCAGCTCGTGCCGTCGGCCGAGGACGAGAAGGACTTCGAGCGGCCGTCGGCGGACAGGCCGTGCTGCCGGGAGAACTCCACGAAGCTCGCGGGTGTGGCCATGACCGTCACACCGCCGGCCAGCGCCAGTTCGCACTCACCGGACCGCAGCGCCTGGGCCGCGAGGTGCATCGCCACCAGCGACGACGAGCACGCCGTGTCGATCGACAACGCCGGGCCTTCCAGCCCGAGCAGGTACGACACCCGCCCGGACGTCACGCTCGGGGCGGTGCCGGTGGCCAGGTAACCCTCGACGTCCCGGGAGACCTGGTCCACACCGCCCGCGTACCCGGACGCCCAGCTACCCGTGAACACGCCGGTCCGGCTGCCCGACAACGAGGTCGGGTCGATCCCGGCGTGCTCGAACGCCTCCCACGCCGTCTCCAGCACCAACCGCTGCTGCGGGTCCATCGCCACCGCCTCACGCGGCGAGATCCCGAAGAACGCCGCGTCGAACCCACCCACGTCCGCCAGGAACCCGCCGGACCTGGTGTAGCTGGTGCCGGGCCCGCCGTCCGGGTCGAACAGCCTCGCCACGTCCCAGCCGCGGTCCTCGGGGAAGTCGCTGATCGCGTCCACGCCCTCGGACACGAGCCGCCACAGGTCCGCCGCCGACCCGACACCGCCCGGGTACCGGCACGCCATGCCGACCACCACCACCGGGTCGTCGGTGACGGCCGCGGCGACCGGCGCGACGACCGGCCGGGCCGCGCCGAGCAGCACTTCCCGCAGGTGGTCGGCCAGTTTCCCGGGGGTGGGGTGGTCGAACGTCATGGTTGCCGACAACCGGACGCCCACCGCGGCGGCCAGCCGGTTGCGCAGCTCCACCGCGGTCAACGAGTCGAACCCGAGGTCCTTGAACGCCCGGTCGGCGTCGACGCCGTCCGTGCGCCCCAGCACGGCCGCGCTGTGCGTGGTGATCAGCTCCACCAGCGCCGCGCGCTGCTCGGCTTCGGGCAACGCGCCGAGGTCCCGGGCCACCCCCGAGGTCCGGGTGGGCCGACGACGGGTCAGCGCGCGCGTCACCGGCCGGTCGCCCAGCGCCGACACCCGGAGCCCGGCCGCCACCAGGGTCGGCGCGGGCGCGGTGAGGGCCGCGTCGAACAGGGCCAGGCCGTGCTCGGTGGACAGCGGCACGACGCCGGATCGCGCCAGGCGCTGTCGGTCGGCGTCGGTCAACTGCCCGGTCAGGCCGCTGGTCTGCTCCCACTGCCCCCACGCCACCGACACCGCGGCCAGGCCCTGCCCGCGGCGGTGCTCGGCCAGGGCGTCCAGGTAGGCGTTGGCGGCGGCGTAGTTGCCCTGGCCGGCGCTGCCGAGCACGCCGGCGGCCGACGAGAACAGCAAGAACGCGCTGAGGTCCAGGTGTCGGGTCAGCTCGTGCAGGTGCCGGGCCGCATCGGCCTTGCCCGCACGCACCCCGGCGAGCCGTTCGGGGGTCAGCGACTCGATCACGCCGTCGTCCAGCGCCCCCGCCGCGTGCACCACAGCGGTCAGGTCGGGGATCTCGGCCAGCAGCGCGGCCACCGCCTCCCGGTCGCCCACGTCGCA
It contains:
- a CDS encoding cytochrome P450, which codes for MIWDDVFIGGTGHHLPPRTRATDAVPDTDTMRRLLALSDFTSFTQSDDLTEHAMAVRAAIGALRQSGLTGADISMAAYAQMDHQDHMASSCHLQRVLGLGHALVYEVEATSNGGSAALQAAAAHLVADRSATATLVTATARFLPPRWERWQPTVGIFLADGAAAAVLTRDGGRARLVATANSSATQMEVLATPSIPDPLGHRNRTPIEVTGLAPYLTLMSEALVNAVEQAAKEAGVAIADITRFVVTGLGLAQLQVVVLEPLGIDLDRTTWPFLRELGHVGPCDQLLGVDHLLNDGGLEPGDTIMVIGLGMGSRFTAALLEVTEPPKRGATFVTESVEIPPVERYTIDPSGSDIFGEAAALRERGHTTPVELPGGIGAWAVTGHEAVKAVLLDPDVSKDANRHWPAWRNGEIPPDWPLIMWVAMKNMFTAYGEDHARLRKLVAKAFTARRIDAMRPRVEEITADLIDRLAAVPRGEVVDLRAEFAFQLPIRVIGGLFGLSARTGADLRRLVEAVFSLDADPDGVQDASAELYMLLKGLVTEKRANPGDDMTTDLIAAQEEDGSRLGEQELLDTLLLTISAGFETTVNLLDSAVHALAAHPAQLDLVTAGTSTWDDVVDETLRWQAPVPNLPLRYAVRDVEVDGVPIAKGDAILVSFGAAGRDPARHGENAEAFDITRPSRRDHLSFGHGVHFCLGSPLARMEATVALRALFERFPNLRLAVPPADLEPLGSFFTNGHKSLPVVLEED